CAAAATGGCAAGTATCGATCAAATGAGCGAAGACTTTAGATTTGCTGCCGCAGTAGCCGAATTGGGTATGCTTTTGCGTAATTCAGATTATAAGCAAGAAGCGAGTTATAAGAATTTAGTAGCTCGTGCAAAAGCTGCCAAAGGAAAAGATGATGAGGGCTATAGAGCAGAATTTATCCGCATGGCTGAGAATGCTGCGGTCTTGGATAAGCGATAGTATAAAATTAACGATTCTACGATAATGCGTAAAGAATTTCTTTTTGGAGCCCTTTCATGAAAGGGCTCTACGCATTAATGTCCAAATAGACCCTTGATTACTTCTTCTTTTGCATTTCCTTATATTGCTGAGAGAATGATTTCTCTGCTATCTTAGGGAGTTCTCTACTTTCGCCCCATGCCTTTTTAAAGAAGTTCCTTACAAAGAAGTTTTTGGTCTTACCGCCGAAGAAGTCAATGATCTTGCGCTTCTGTATGGCCCAGGTAAAAAGACCCCAAGCTTTTTTCTCCGATCCGGTCGTAAAATTTTCCTGAACCGAATCGCGACGATTCAACAACAGCATCTTTTGAATATCAATGCCTACAGGACAAACCTCCGTACATTTTCCACATAGGGAAGACGCATAACTCAGATGTTTAAATTCCTTCATGCCGTTCAGATGTGGAGATATCAATGAGCCAATAGGTCCTTGGTAGGTCGTTTCATAAGTATGACCGCCAATATTTTGGTAAATTGGACAGACGTTTAGGCAGGCACCGCAACGAATACAGTATAGTCCCTGACGTTGGTCTTTTTGTTCTAATACATTGGTACGCCCATTGTCTAATAGGATTACATACATTTCCTCCGGTCCATCAGCCTCGGCGGCCTTTCGAGGTCCGCTCAGGAGCGTGTTATAGACTGTTAGGTTTTGCCCGGTTCCGTGGGAGGCTAGGAGAGGCCAGAACAGATCCAGATCGCCCATATTCGGGATGACCTTCTCTATCCCGACAACGGCAATATGTACTTTCGGAAAGGATGTCGTCAGGCGTGCATTTCCTTCGTTTTCCGTAATGGCAATACTTCCCGAATCAGCAACTAAGAAATTCGCACCGGTGATGCCAATATCTGCAGTCGTATATTTCTCGCGTAATATCTCCCGCGCCTTCATGGTCAACTCCTCTGCCGTCGCTTCCAAGGGCGTTTCGAAGCGCTCATGGAATAGCTTGGCAATATCTTCCAAACTAAGGTGCATAGCAGGAGTGACGAAATGATAGGGTTTTTGATCTAAAAGCTGAATGATAAATTCACCTAAATCGCTTTCAATAGTCTCGATGTTTTTCTTAGCAAGAAAGTGATTCAGTTCAATCTCCTCCGTCGCCATCGACTTGGATTTGATAACCGACTTCGCGTTGTGCTGTTCGATAATTTTCGCAATCTCTTGTCTTGCTTCTTCCGCATCATTCGCCCAGATCACATGGCCGCCATTCTTCGTAAAATTAGACTCGAAATCCAATAAATAACGGTCCAGGTTTTCCATCACTTTCCATTTGATCAGATTAGCCTTCTGTTTCGAATTCTCCAAGTCATGAAATTTCGATTTGCCACGCTCAAAAGCCACATTATACTTATCAATATTGGTATTGATAATCTGGCGATGGCGCAAATCGAAAGATTTAGTCTTACTGTCTTGAAGGAATTTGTCTGCTACTGATGCTGCCATAGGGTATTGTGTGCGATGTATACAAAAATAAAAGTTGACCGGGATATGGTCAACTTTTATAAAGATAATAATTTATCCGTTAATGAGTGGATGTGGTAAAACCGATTCCTACTATTTTGTTAAAGGTTTCAACGCAATATTCAACTCATCTAGTTGTTCTAAAGCAATTGTTGCAGGGGCATCAATCATTACATCACGTCCTGAATTATTTTTCGGGAATGCGATAAAGTCACGAATCGTCTCCTGTCCACCAAGAATTGCGGTTAAACGGTCAAGTCCAAATGCTAATCCGCCGTGCGGAGGAGCGCCATATTGGAAGGCATTCATCAGGAATCCAAATTGATCCTGCGCCTGCTCTTCCGTGAATCCTAGATGCTTGAACATCAAGGCTTGCATTTCTTTATCATGGATACGAATGGAACCACCACCAATTTCATTACCATTCAATACTAAGTCGTATGCATTAGCACGCACTTTTCCGGGATCGGTATCTAGTAGCGGCATATCCTCTAACTTCGGAGAAGTGAATGGGTGGTGCATTGCGTGATAGCGTCCGCTTTCTTCGTCCCACTCCAATAATGGGAAGTCGATTACCCATAGCGGTGCAAATTCATCCGGCTTACGTAGACCTAGGCGATTTCCTAATTCCATACGCAATGCAGATAA
The DNA window shown above is from Sphingobacterium hotanense and carries:
- a CDS encoding LutB/LldF family L-lactate oxidation iron-sulfur protein, giving the protein MAASVADKFLQDSKTKSFDLRHRQIINTNIDKYNVAFERGKSKFHDLENSKQKANLIKWKVMENLDRYLLDFESNFTKNGGHVIWANDAEEARQEIAKIIEQHNAKSVIKSKSMATEEIELNHFLAKKNIETIESDLGEFIIQLLDQKPYHFVTPAMHLSLEDIAKLFHERFETPLEATAEELTMKAREILREKYTTADIGITGANFLVADSGSIAITENEGNARLTTSFPKVHIAVVGIEKVIPNMGDLDLFWPLLASHGTGQNLTVYNTLLSGPRKAAEADGPEEMYVILLDNGRTNVLEQKDQRQGLYCIRCGACLNVCPIYQNIGGHTYETTYQGPIGSLISPHLNGMKEFKHLSYASSLCGKCTEVCPVGIDIQKMLLLNRRDSVQENFTTGSEKKAWGLFTWAIQKRKIIDFFGGKTKNFFVRNFFKKAWGESRELPKIAEKSFSQQYKEMQKKK